A region of uncultured Anaeromusa sp. DNA encodes the following proteins:
- the fliD gene encoding flagellar filament capping protein FliD — MANVSLSVYRNLMPYTGYNSVSSTKAVDANLLKLGSQYNSLKQSTQNQFANYRAEQQSYAAQIKEVSSANQQLKSAAGQFSGAENVFAKNTVTSTSSAVVGQAKAAAKTATYEVEVSKVATAQKNTGTSVSATGYGALSAGNYTLGVTDSGGKEKTISFAVNVGENNSKVLAKVAKAFNEAGLNVSATVNNDGTKAGLNLQSKETGAAQSFTLRDVSGNAVAALGVGNRTQQAGNAAYSVNGKGATSASNLISLDYGNVTLNLQKATTEKASVTVGKEPAGIVAAAKEMLSAYNRLETAVTGADNVTAAGQRVFSRVEARFQGYQKNELANIGITRDSQTGELALDEKRLTNALAKDSGRVQRLLGGTSGLAGALTAVSSAVGANPASTLLKVPSPLESMPAYEQTGSLAVTALRQSSGFLLDLFA; from the coding sequence GTGGCTAATGTGAGCCTTAGCGTATATAGAAACTTGATGCCCTATACAGGGTATAATTCTGTTTCGTCAACAAAGGCGGTCGATGCGAATCTGCTAAAACTAGGGAGTCAGTATAATTCCCTAAAACAGTCGACGCAGAACCAATTTGCGAATTATCGCGCGGAACAGCAAAGTTACGCTGCTCAGATAAAAGAAGTGTCAAGTGCTAATCAACAGCTGAAAAGTGCGGCAGGACAATTTTCCGGCGCGGAAAATGTATTTGCTAAAAATACCGTGACTTCTACATCAAGTGCGGTTGTCGGTCAGGCTAAAGCAGCGGCTAAGACGGCAACGTATGAGGTAGAAGTCAGCAAGGTGGCGACGGCGCAGAAAAATACAGGGACGAGCGTGAGCGCTACGGGATATGGAGCGTTGTCTGCCGGCAATTACACGCTGGGTGTTACTGACAGTGGTGGTAAAGAAAAGACCATATCTTTCGCCGTGAATGTTGGGGAGAACAACAGCAAAGTACTGGCGAAGGTAGCAAAAGCGTTTAATGAAGCAGGTTTAAATGTAAGTGCTACGGTGAATAACGATGGAACTAAAGCGGGGCTGAATTTGCAGTCAAAGGAAACCGGGGCAGCCCAAAGTTTTACGTTGAGAGATGTATCCGGTAATGCGGTTGCAGCGCTGGGGGTGGGAAATCGCACGCAGCAGGCGGGTAATGCCGCGTATAGCGTGAACGGAAAAGGGGCGACCTCTGCATCCAATCTAATTTCTTTGGATTATGGCAATGTGACGCTGAACTTGCAAAAAGCAACGACAGAAAAGGCGTCAGTAACGGTAGGCAAGGAACCTGCAGGTATTGTTGCAGCAGCGAAAGAGATGCTTAGCGCCTATAATCGTTTGGAAACAGCGGTTACTGGAGCGGATAATGTGACTGCTGCTGGACAGCGCGTTTTTTCCCGCGTAGAAGCGAGGTTTCAGGGATATCAAAAAAATGAATTGGCGAATATTGGTATAACTCGTGATTCCCAGACTGGTGAATTGGCGTTGGATGAGAAGCGCCTGACGAATGCGCTGGCAAAAGACTCTGGCAGGGTGCAGCGGCTTTTGGGCGGTACTAGCGGTTTGGCTGGTGCACTGACGGCTGTGTCGTCGGCTGTAGGTGCAAACCCTGCGTCTACGCTCTTGAAAGTTCCCAGTCCGTTGGAGTCCATGCCGGCGTACGAGCAGACAGGAAGTCTGGCCGTTACGGCCTTGCGGCAGTCTTCCGGCTTCTTGCTTGATTTATTTGCTTAA
- the pseH gene encoding UDP-4-amino-4,6-dideoxy-N-acetyl-beta-L-altrosamine N-acetyltransferase: MLASRWKLRSMEEKDLSLVLAWRNKPRIRSAMYTEHEISLEEHTRWFRRTQQEGYCGKHFLFCLDDVPLGVVNFTAISQEHKRLSWGFYLGAEDAPRGSALLMGFLALQEAFERMNMHKVVGEVLENNEKSFRYHQRLGFLQEGCLKEHIFKEKTGYLDVFCFGYLESHWQEMKRQLLEIMREQFELEGAGFYE; this comes from the coding sequence ATGTTGGCTAGTCGATGGAAGCTGCGGTCAATGGAAGAAAAGGATCTTTCATTGGTGCTTGCTTGGCGGAATAAGCCAAGAATACGTTCGGCTATGTATACAGAGCATGAGATTTCTTTAGAAGAGCATACGCGCTGGTTCCGCCGGACACAGCAAGAAGGATATTGTGGAAAGCATTTTTTGTTTTGCCTAGACGATGTTCCGTTGGGAGTAGTTAATTTTACGGCTATCTCGCAGGAACATAAAAGACTGAGTTGGGGGTTTTATCTCGGTGCAGAGGACGCACCAAGAGGAAGCGCCCTGTTAATGGGGTTTTTAGCATTGCAAGAAGCGTTTGAGAGGATGAATATGCACAAGGTGGTGGGGGAAGTGCTAGAAAATAATGAAAAGAGCTTTCGCTACCACCAGCGCCTCGGCTTTTTGCAAGAGGGATGTTTAAAAGAACATATTTTCAAAGAAAAAACGGGGTATTTAGATGTGTTCTGTTTTGGATATTTAGAAAGTCATTGGCAGGAAATGAAAAGGCAGCTCCTAGAAATAATGCGAGAGCAATTCGAACTTGAAGGAGCCGGTTTCTATGAGTGA
- a CDS encoding divergent polysaccharide deacetylase family protein, producing MARKQKKSSPRIVWWVVAVLALGVAVWYGMQDDGKNTLTSLMPAAVQEAIGGSEKDKEKKAAEEKAKEKTKEAAKAAGDAKNSILEPSGEIKARLAIVIDDFGYSAGPIAALAALPRPVTFAILPYRPHSAEALQAAKTSGKEAILHLPMMPQQASAASEENTISPSMSDGEIRSIVEKALHSLPGVVGVNNHQGSLATADNRVMKQVLSVLHSRGLFFVDSRTSSQSVGRMMARQLGVPAAENDLFLDNVDEVDAVKQKLRTAGNLALRSGSAVVIGHARMHTATALREVIPELERKGIRLVFVSRLTE from the coding sequence ATGGCAAGGAAGCAGAAGAAATCGTCACCACGCATCGTTTGGTGGGTGGTGGCAGTGTTGGCACTAGGGGTGGCAGTTTGGTATGGAATGCAGGATGACGGAAAAAACACGTTAACTAGCTTGATGCCGGCAGCCGTCCAAGAGGCGATCGGTGGAAGCGAAAAAGATAAAGAGAAAAAGGCGGCGGAAGAAAAGGCAAAGGAAAAGACCAAAGAAGCGGCTAAAGCAGCGGGAGATGCGAAAAACTCTATTCTAGAACCGAGTGGTGAAATAAAAGCGCGATTGGCCATTGTCATTGATGATTTTGGTTATTCAGCAGGGCCTATAGCGGCGCTTGCTGCGCTGCCGAGGCCGGTGACCTTCGCAATTCTTCCATATCGGCCTCATTCGGCAGAAGCGCTGCAGGCGGCTAAAACATCGGGGAAAGAGGCTATCTTGCATTTGCCGATGATGCCGCAGCAAGCGTCGGCGGCTTCGGAGGAGAATACCATCAGTCCCAGCATGTCGGATGGTGAAATTCGAAGTATTGTGGAAAAAGCACTACATTCTCTGCCAGGTGTGGTTGGCGTAAACAATCACCAAGGGTCGCTGGCGACAGCAGATAACCGGGTTATGAAACAGGTGCTGAGCGTGCTTCATAGTCGGGGGCTGTTTTTTGTGGACAGTCGAACAAGCTCTCAGTCTGTGGGGCGGATGATGGCGCGACAATTGGGTGTGCCAGCGGCGGAAAATGACTTGTTTTTGGATAATGTGGATGAAGTGGATGCGGTGAAGCAAAAGCTGCGGACGGCAGGTAATCTGGCTTTGCGTTCCGGCAGCGCCGTGGTGATTGGCCATGCGCGCATGCATACGGCTACGGCGTTGAGAGAGGTAATCCCGGAGTTGGAGCGCAAAGGGATACGGTTGGTCTTTGTTTCGCGGTTGACAGAATAG
- a CDS encoding flagellar protein FlaG yields the protein MEIGSLTRMDAGATVVPATSAGTQQQGAVQQGNAQQQEMQRKASDSQVTVAADVPTVDGVSEQKADKIVIKPLHFLPTPEELKTMSYAMNRFVEMLTADLKFEVHDKTHEIMVKFVNTKTGEVLKEYPPKEYLDMIARIRDYVGMMIDKKI from the coding sequence ATGGAGATCGGATCGCTCACACGCATGGATGCCGGAGCGACGGTAGTACCGGCCACTTCAGCGGGAACACAACAGCAAGGAGCTGTACAGCAAGGGAATGCGCAACAGCAAGAGATGCAACGAAAAGCAAGCGATTCTCAGGTAACAGTAGCGGCAGACGTACCAACAGTGGATGGTGTAAGCGAACAAAAGGCTGATAAAATTGTAATAAAGCCGTTGCATTTTTTGCCTACGCCGGAAGAGCTTAAGACGATGTCATATGCTATGAATCGCTTCGTGGAAATGCTGACTGCTGATTTGAAGTTTGAAGTTCATGATAAGACCCATGAAATTATGGTAAAGTTCGTTAATACAAAAACAGGTGAAGTTTTAAAAGAGTACCCTCCGAAAGAATATCTGGACATGATCGCGAGAATTCGTGATTATGTGGGTATGATGATTGATAAGAAGATTTAG
- the fliD gene encoding flagellar filament capping protein FliD, with translation MRLYGLSGSGLDVDSLVKNLMKAANTPLNKLNQQKSTLQWKKEDYSSIYNTVSDFRNKAFDFRLDKTLSPQKVTSSNESAVVATTSGGAAAVTHTVEVDALATGASSVSSGTITAVGNSKATIASQFSLAADTALSFQVNGKSVSINTNQSLNEFASALNRAGVGIQATYDSTADRMYIYSSTTGSAAKVDFTGSADLSFITDKLKLSTSSAGADASVKIDGQSINQSSNSFTLAGVSYTLKNKTAGTPATISVSTDVDKTVENIKSFIDSYNATLKVINDKANETHSRSYSPLTTDQRSSMSDSEITAWEKIAKTGLLSNDSILRQTATNMRNSISNPVAGISGNYKSLSSIGITTGEYTEGGKLYLDETKLRKALQEDPTVVKNLFGTDGTTAAQDGIAQRLYDSLKGTMSQLNDKAGITAGSADTKSALAKELKSVNSRIDTTTLRISAMQERYYKQFDAMETMLQKLNSQSSWLSNLFGGTSK, from the coding sequence ATGCGTTTATATGGTTTATCTGGTTCAGGACTTGATGTAGATAGCTTGGTAAAAAACTTAATGAAAGCGGCGAATACGCCGCTGAATAAGCTCAACCAGCAGAAGTCTACGCTGCAGTGGAAAAAAGAGGATTACTCGAGTATTTATAATACAGTCAGCGATTTCCGCAATAAAGCATTTGATTTTCGCTTGGATAAAACCTTGAGTCCACAAAAGGTAACTTCCAGTAACGAAAGCGCAGTAGTGGCTACGACCAGCGGCGGGGCGGCGGCGGTCACGCACACAGTAGAAGTAGATGCGTTGGCAACTGGAGCGTCGTCTGTTAGTAGCGGGACGATTACGGCTGTCGGGAATAGCAAGGCTACCATTGCCTCGCAGTTTTCTTTGGCTGCTGATACGGCATTGTCTTTTCAAGTTAACGGCAAGTCGGTTTCCATTAATACCAACCAAAGTTTAAACGAATTTGCCTCTGCTTTGAATCGAGCTGGGGTCGGCATACAGGCGACTTATGACTCGACGGCAGATCGGATGTATATTTACAGTAGCACGACGGGAAGTGCTGCCAAAGTTGATTTTACAGGCAGTGCTGATTTATCGTTTATTACGGATAAGCTGAAATTATCAACAAGCAGCGCCGGTGCAGATGCAAGCGTGAAGATTGACGGACAGAGCATTAACCAAAGCAGTAATTCTTTTACGCTGGCAGGCGTGTCGTATACACTAAAAAACAAAACGGCGGGAACGCCAGCAACGATTTCAGTGTCTACGGATGTAGATAAAACAGTAGAAAATATAAAGTCGTTTATTGATAGCTACAATGCTACGTTGAAAGTCATCAATGATAAGGCTAATGAGACGCATAGTCGCAGCTATTCTCCATTGACGACGGATCAACGTTCTTCGATGAGCGACAGCGAAATCACGGCTTGGGAAAAGATTGCCAAAACGGGGTTGTTAAGCAACGATTCCATTTTGCGTCAAACTGCTACGAATATGCGCAACAGCATTTCAAATCCTGTGGCCGGTATCAGCGGTAATTACAAGTCGCTGTCGTCTATTGGCATTACAACAGGGGAGTACACAGAAGGAGGAAAACTGTATCTAGACGAGACGAAGTTGCGCAAAGCATTGCAGGAAGATCCGACAGTTGTCAAGAATCTATTTGGTACCGATGGAACAACTGCTGCGCAAGATGGCATTGCACAACGTTTGTATGATTCATTGAAGGGTACTATGAGCCAGCTGAACGATAAGGCGGGTATTACTGCCGGTTCTGCGGATACAAAGAGTGCTTTAGCTAAGGAATTAAAATCGGTAAATTCTCGTATTGATACAACAACTTTGCGGATCAGTGCGATGCAAGAACGTTACTACAAGCAGTTTGACGCCATGGAAACTATGCTGCAGAAGTTGAATAGCCAATCTTCGTGGCTCAGTAATCTGTTTGGAGGGACCTCGAAGTAA
- a CDS encoding basic amino acid ABC transporter substrate-binding protein, with translation MKKKTLVWLVVALFTVALGVAGCSGEKKADNVGKKVVRVGAEMTFPPFEFQDEKSKDYVGFDMDLARALAKEMGMELEIQSMGFDALIPALDAGTIDMIASGVSITPERQQKVTFSAPYYKSGLSILVKNENTTIKSFKDLEGKKIAVQIGTTSAEEARKISGAVVREFNGVPETFMELKAGGVDAVVNDLPVNQYYLGQFEKKGDAFAKLATTELKNAEDYGIAVAKKNTELAGKVNKALETLKANGEYDKLYQKWFGKKQ, from the coding sequence ATGAAAAAAAAGACTTTAGTATGGTTGGTAGTGGCGTTGTTTACGGTTGCTTTGGGGGTCGCTGGCTGTAGCGGCGAGAAGAAGGCGGATAATGTTGGGAAAAAGGTTGTGCGCGTAGGGGCTGAGATGACCTTCCCTCCTTTTGAGTTTCAAGATGAAAAAAGCAAAGACTATGTGGGCTTTGATATGGATCTGGCCCGGGCTTTGGCCAAAGAGATGGGCATGGAGTTGGAGATTCAGAGCATGGGATTTGATGCTCTGATTCCGGCGCTGGACGCTGGTACGATTGATATGATTGCTTCTGGCGTGTCCATTACGCCCGAGCGTCAGCAAAAGGTTACTTTTTCTGCGCCGTATTACAAATCCGGTTTGAGCATTCTGGTGAAAAACGAGAATACGACCATCAAGAGCTTTAAAGACTTGGAAGGCAAAAAAATTGCCGTGCAGATCGGCACGACTTCAGCAGAAGAAGCTCGCAAGATTTCCGGTGCGGTAGTGCGTGAATTCAATGGCGTGCCGGAAACCTTTATGGAATTGAAAGCTGGCGGCGTAGACGCAGTTGTGAATGATTTGCCGGTTAATCAATACTATCTGGGACAGTTTGAGAAAAAAGGAGATGCCTTTGCCAAATTGGCAACAACCGAGCTGAAAAATGCTGAAGACTATGGTATTGCGGTGGCTAAGAAAAACACCGAATTGGCTGGCAAGGTGAATAAAGCATTAGAAACGTTAAAAGCTAATGGCGAGTATGACAAGCTGTATCAGAAGTGGTTCGGTAAAAAACAGTAA
- a CDS encoding IS3 family transposase, with product MRAKYRVVERLRNKYPVQSLCRILEITRSGYYAWRKRIYDPDQDAWLKKQVMACQQQCNFTYGYRRVRLWIQQQTGRILNAKPVLRIMRKLDVLAQIRRARPYTYYKQAIHRYENLLQRQFYQEKPNCFWATDITYIPTAQGMAYMCAVIDLCGKMVLNYRIGNDMTVSLVTDTIQDALKNEKATDGLALHSDQGSQYTSSAYYNLSKEYHFQPSMSNRGCPYDNSSMENFFGTLKAECLNRMTFPNREFLSEIVAEYVSFYNYERINLKNGLTPYEIRSKAM from the coding sequence GTGAGAGCAAAATACCGTGTGGTCGAGCGATTGAGAAACAAGTATCCGGTTCAGTCGCTTTGTCGCATCTTAGAAATAACACGTAGCGGTTATTATGCTTGGCGAAAACGGATTTACGATCCAGATCAAGATGCTTGGCTCAAAAAGCAGGTTATGGCTTGTCAGCAGCAATGCAACTTTACTTATGGATATCGCCGGGTTCGGCTCTGGATTCAGCAACAAACCGGGCGAATTTTGAACGCTAAACCGGTCTTGCGTATTATGCGGAAGCTGGATGTTTTAGCGCAGATTCGCCGTGCACGTCCTTATACTTATTACAAACAGGCAATTCATCGCTACGAAAATCTGTTGCAACGGCAGTTTTATCAAGAAAAACCAAACTGTTTCTGGGCGACGGATATCACCTATATCCCTACAGCGCAGGGAATGGCTTATATGTGTGCAGTTATCGATTTATGTGGAAAAATGGTGCTGAACTATCGAATAGGAAATGATATGACTGTTTCTCTAGTAACCGATACAATTCAGGATGCATTAAAAAATGAAAAGGCCACTGATGGACTAGCACTCCACAGTGACCAAGGGTCGCAGTATACCTCAAGCGCATATTACAACCTAAGCAAAGAATACCACTTTCAACCATCAATGTCTAATAGAGGTTGCCCTTACGATAATTCATCCATGGAGAACTTCTTCGGTACATTGAAAGCGGAATGTTTAAATCGCATGACCTTTCCCAATCGGGAATTTTTATCGGAGATTGTTGCTGAATATGTATCATTCTATAACTATGAACGAATCAATTTAAAAAATGGCCTTACTCCTTATGAGATACGGAGTAAGGCCATGTAA
- a CDS encoding basic amino acid ABC transporter substrate-binding protein — protein sequence MSKKWLSVMVLAMFVLALGLAGCGGDKQQGKKVLKIGTDPGFAPFEFQDEKSKEYVGFDIDLIKALGTKMGYEVQIQNMNFDGLIPALEAGNIDATVAGMTIKEERAKKVLFSKPYYQSGLIVAVKNDNNTIKSVKDLEGKRIAVQIGTTGADAAKKIPNAVVREFNNAPEAFMELKAGGADAVINDKPVTAYYLKQGGDKDAKMVGDVLQAEEYGIAMNKKSTELKEKMDKALDEMKASGEYDKLYEKWFGKKQ from the coding sequence ATGTCTAAGAAATGGCTTTCGGTGATGGTATTGGCGATGTTTGTGTTGGCGTTGGGGCTGGCTGGCTGTGGCGGCGATAAACAACAAGGGAAAAAAGTTTTGAAGATAGGCACGGATCCTGGTTTTGCACCTTTTGAGTTCCAAGACGAAAAGAGCAAAGAGTACGTGGGTTTTGATATTGACCTGATTAAAGCACTAGGTACAAAAATGGGGTATGAAGTGCAGATTCAGAACATGAACTTTGATGGTTTGATTCCGGCTCTGGAAGCAGGAAATATTGACGCTACTGTTGCTGGGATGACGATTAAAGAAGAACGTGCTAAGAAAGTATTGTTCTCGAAGCCCTATTATCAATCCGGTTTGATTGTTGCCGTGAAAAACGACAATAACACCATTAAGAGCGTGAAAGATTTGGAAGGCAAACGTATTGCCGTACAAATTGGTACTACCGGTGCTGACGCTGCTAAAAAGATTCCTAATGCTGTAGTTCGCGAGTTCAACAATGCTCCCGAAGCTTTTATGGAATTGAAAGCCGGCGGAGCCGATGCGGTTATCAACGATAAGCCAGTAACGGCTTACTATTTGAAACAGGGCGGCGATAAGGACGCGAAAATGGTAGGCGATGTATTGCAGGCTGAAGAGTATGGCATTGCAATGAACAAAAAAAGTACGGAACTGAAAGAAAAAATGGACAAAGCTCTGGATGAAATGAAAGCCAGTGGCGAATATGATAAGCTCTATGAAAAGTGGTTTGGCAAAAAACAATAA
- a CDS encoding zinc-ribbon domain containing protein, translating into MEFQDKTLTCKDCGAEFVFTAGEQEFYAEKGFENEPTRCRTCRDARRRTRDGGSSSQREMHDVVCANCGVTTQVPFEPRNDRPVYCRECFSSMRNNNY; encoded by the coding sequence ATGGAATTTCAAGACAAGACATTAACGTGTAAGGATTGTGGAGCAGAGTTTGTGTTTACTGCAGGTGAACAGGAGTTTTACGCTGAAAAAGGTTTTGAAAATGAACCGACGCGTTGCCGTACCTGCCGCGACGCACGCCGCCGGACTCGCGATGGCGGGTCAAGCTCGCAGCGTGAAATGCACGACGTGGTTTGCGCTAACTGTGGCGTGACTACGCAAGTGCCTTTCGAACCGCGTAATGACCGCCCGGTTTACTGCCGCGAATGCTTCAGTTCGATGCGGAACAATAATTACTAA
- the pseG gene encoding UDP-2,4-diacetamido-2,4,6-trideoxy-beta-L-altropyranose hydrolase, whose translation MNVVFRADASVEWGTGHVMRCLALAEELQRHGMQVQFACMEQPGHLIKMIKAQGYSCYIVESVDETPPVYGDWLIVDHYQLDFAWEVAMRKKFRHIMVIDDLANRKHDCDILLDQNDYLQDETRYGSLIPPHCISFLGPSYALFRREFIQAKKRSVSREMEKVQRILLSFGGTDPAGMTWTFLQWWSQSEFAQNSEMKLTIVIGQYCVNREKIEQYCSANENVALHIQTTKMAQLLCEADIAIGAGGVSLWERCYLGVPSITVVVAENQKTIAEKAANDGLTLLAGTAQQENLERLESLLTQLIEDAALRRQMKETMRALYPQSEKHGMAEIVRTMEGWDHVG comes from the coding sequence ATGAATGTGGTCTTCCGGGCCGATGCCTCTGTTGAGTGGGGTACAGGCCATGTAATGCGCTGCTTAGCATTGGCAGAAGAGCTGCAGCGTCATGGCATGCAAGTTCAATTTGCTTGCATGGAGCAACCGGGACATTTGATAAAGATGATTAAAGCCCAAGGGTACTCATGCTATATAGTAGAATCTGTTGACGAAACTCCCCCAGTTTATGGTGACTGGCTGATAGTCGATCATTACCAACTGGATTTCGCCTGGGAAGTGGCTATGAGAAAGAAATTCCGGCATATTATGGTCATTGACGATTTGGCTAATCGTAAGCATGATTGCGATATTTTATTGGATCAAAATGACTATTTGCAAGATGAAACACGGTATGGATCGTTGATTCCTCCCCATTGTATTTCTTTTCTTGGACCGAGCTACGCGTTGTTTCGGCGAGAATTTATTCAAGCAAAAAAGAGAAGCGTTTCTCGTGAAATGGAAAAAGTGCAACGTATTTTACTTTCCTTCGGAGGAACCGACCCGGCCGGAATGACCTGGACGTTTTTGCAGTGGTGGAGTCAGTCGGAGTTTGCCCAAAATAGTGAAATGAAACTAACCATTGTAATTGGACAATATTGTGTAAATAGGGAAAAAATCGAGCAATATTGCAGCGCAAATGAAAACGTTGCGCTGCATATTCAAACCACTAAGATGGCGCAACTTCTTTGTGAAGCAGATATTGCGATTGGCGCAGGCGGGGTTTCGCTTTGGGAACGCTGCTATCTGGGGGTGCCGAGTATTACGGTGGTTGTGGCGGAAAACCAGAAGACGATTGCTGAAAAAGCAGCTAACGATGGATTGACCTTGCTTGCAGGAACGGCCCAACAGGAAAATCTGGAACGACTAGAATCCTTATTAACCCAATTGATTGAAGATGCGGCGCTACGGCGGCAGATGAAAGAAACGATGCGGGCCTTGTATCCCCAAAGCGAAAAACACGGCATGGCGGAAATAGTACGAACCATGGAGGGCTGGGACCATGTTGGCTAG
- the pseI gene encoding pseudaminic acid synthase, protein MSEMPFIIAEMSGNHNQSLERALAIVDAAAETGVDALKIQTYTAETMTLDLNEREFRINDPKSLWYGRSLYDLYQEAYTPWEWHEAIFKRCREKGIIGFSTPFDSTSVDFLESLEMPLYKIASFENVDLPLLEKVARTGKPIIMSTGMASVAELSEAVDAVREAGCSQLTLLKCTSSYPASPEDSNLRTIPHMKELFQCEVGLSDHTLGLGAAVASIALGATVIEKHFTLSRAEGGVDSAFSLEPHEMKQLVNECRRAFQALGNVSYQRTKAEEKSLQFRRSLYVVEDVQAGDLVTEKNVRAIRPGLGLEPKYLEIARGAHFSQSVPKGTALQWKHLIR, encoded by the coding sequence ATGAGTGAGATGCCATTTATTATAGCGGAAATGTCCGGGAACCATAATCAATCCTTAGAGCGTGCGTTGGCGATTGTGGATGCGGCGGCGGAAACCGGCGTAGATGCCCTGAAAATCCAGACGTATACAGCGGAAACGATGACGCTGGATCTGAACGAAAGGGAATTTCGGATTAATGATCCGAAAAGCCTGTGGTATGGGCGATCCTTATATGACTTATACCAAGAAGCCTATACGCCTTGGGAATGGCATGAGGCGATTTTTAAACGGTGTCGGGAAAAAGGGATTATTGGATTTAGCACGCCCTTTGATAGTACCTCGGTGGACTTTTTAGAAAGTTTGGAGATGCCGCTTTATAAAATTGCATCCTTTGAAAATGTTGATTTGCCTCTTTTAGAAAAGGTGGCGCGAACCGGCAAGCCAATCATCATGTCTACGGGCATGGCGAGCGTAGCGGAATTGTCAGAAGCGGTTGATGCGGTTCGTGAAGCCGGCTGTTCGCAGCTGACCTTGCTAAAGTGTACCAGCAGTTACCCGGCTTCGCCCGAAGATTCCAACTTGCGCACAATACCGCATATGAAGGAATTATTTCAATGTGAAGTGGGGCTTTCGGACCATACGCTGGGGTTGGGGGCGGCAGTGGCTTCTATTGCATTAGGAGCTACGGTTATTGAAAAGCATTTTACGTTGTCTAGAGCCGAAGGCGGTGTTGACTCTGCATTTTCCTTAGAGCCGCACGAAATGAAACAATTAGTTAATGAATGTAGGCGTGCATTTCAAGCGTTAGGCAATGTATCGTATCAACGAACCAAGGCAGAAGAAAAGTCACTGCAGTTTCGACGTTCCTTATATGTGGTAGAGGATGTTCAAGCGGGTGATCTGGTTACCGAAAAGAATGTACGAGCAATTCGACCAGGATTGGGGCTGGAACCGAAGTATTTAGAGATTGCAAGGGGAGCTCACTTTAGCCAGTCTGTTCCCAAGGGAACCGCTCTTCAATGGAAACATTTAATTCGGTGA
- the gmhB gene encoding D-glycero-beta-D-manno-heptose 1,7-bisphosphate 7-phosphatase — protein sequence MRKALFLDRDGVINVEKNYLHKIEDFEFIPGIIEVMRQYQQDGYALVVVTNQSGIGRGYYSEEDFWKLTEWMKQTLAEQGVIIEGVYFSPYHPEKGVGEYRRESDCRKPGPGMLLQAAKELELELEASVMLGDKESDIEAGRHAGVAQTIRLMETGKTGGDSKADIVIYDVRELLKKAK from the coding sequence GTGAGGAAGGCGTTGTTTTTGGATCGTGACGGTGTAATTAATGTAGAGAAGAATTATCTACATAAAATAGAAGACTTTGAGTTTATTCCCGGAATTATTGAGGTTATGCGGCAATATCAGCAAGATGGGTATGCGCTGGTGGTTGTGACGAACCAATCGGGGATCGGGCGCGGCTACTATTCAGAAGAAGATTTCTGGAAGCTAACGGAGTGGATGAAGCAGACGTTGGCAGAACAGGGCGTTATCATTGAAGGTGTTTATTTTTCTCCGTATCATCCAGAAAAAGGCGTGGGCGAATATCGACGAGAGTCGGATTGTCGTAAGCCGGGGCCGGGGATGCTGCTACAAGCGGCGAAAGAATTGGAACTTGAGCTTGAGGCGTCGGTGATGCTTGGGGATAAGGAATCAGATATAGAAGCCGGGCGGCACGCTGGAGTGGCTCAAACAATCCGCTTAATGGAGACGGGGAAAACAGGTGGAGATAGCAAGGCAGATATAGTGATTTACGATGTGAGGGAACTTTTGAAAAAAGCAAAATAA
- the fliS gene encoding flagellar export chaperone FliS has translation MSMINPAAAYRNQQIMTASSEQLTLMLYDGAIRFLRGAITAIEANDMEKAHEMNMRTQEIVREFRQTLNMDIELSDNWDKLYEFMEYRLMEGNMKKDKAMLQDVLDLLRDMRDTWAEAMKLAKGITTEK, from the coding sequence ATGAGTATGATAAATCCTGCAGCGGCATACCGCAACCAACAGATTATGACGGCGTCATCGGAACAATTGACCTTGATGTTGTATGATGGAGCAATACGCTTTTTGCGTGGGGCTATTACGGCCATTGAGGCTAATGATATGGAGAAGGCGCATGAGATGAACATGCGGACGCAGGAGATTGTGAGGGAGTTTCGGCAGACGCTGAATATGGATATCGAGCTTTCAGATAACTGGGATAAGCTGTATGAATTCATGGAGTATCGCCTTATGGAAGGGAATATGAAGAAGGATAAGGCGATGCTGCAGGATGTGCTGGATTTGTTAAGAGACATGCGAGATACTTGGGCGGAGGCCATGAAGTTGGCTAAAGGAATTACCACGGAAAAATAA